A genomic region of Pseudomonadota bacterium contains the following coding sequences:
- a CDS encoding Mrp/NBP35 family ATP-binding protein, with protein sequence MTQRTTRFRVLASVYWSSASEGDGARVMAALTLQSVEQALAKLVDPVFERPMSELGLLSDVKLDGRRLSLRVQLSAPAGASKERITRDLQELVGPLGVHEVDLLWDLQVPARQASADDPVPEVRNIVLVMSGKGGVGKSTCAFNLALALSQAGARVGALDADIYGPSLPTMMGVHGNPRSLDGKRIEPLRRLGVTLMSIGFMLEDPKQAVIWRGPMLQGALQQFLGDVNWGTLDYLILDLPPGTGDVALTLAQRLRTTGVVIVTTPQEVALQDVYKAVSMCDKLKLRVLGVLENMSYFVDPQGARHEIFGAGGGQKVADYAKAPLLGQIPIDPLVRQWGDDGTPVVEAAPKSTVASAFRDVAERLATRIAREHFVASGGQKAPPVAGHKRLKIIR encoded by the coding sequence TTGACGCAGCGAACCACGCGCTTTAGGGTCCTGGCATCCGTTTACTGGTCGAGCGCTTCCGAAGGGGACGGAGCACGCGTGATGGCGGCGTTGACGTTGCAGTCTGTAGAGCAGGCCTTGGCCAAGCTGGTCGACCCGGTCTTCGAGCGACCGATGAGCGAGCTTGGCCTGCTGAGCGACGTCAAGCTCGATGGCCGCAGGCTTTCGCTCAGGGTGCAGTTGAGCGCTCCGGCGGGGGCGAGCAAAGAGCGCATCACGCGCGATCTACAGGAGCTGGTGGGGCCGCTCGGTGTGCACGAAGTGGATTTGCTGTGGGACCTGCAAGTCCCCGCCCGGCAAGCAAGCGCCGACGATCCGGTTCCCGAGGTTCGCAACATCGTCTTGGTGATGTCGGGCAAGGGTGGCGTGGGCAAGAGCACCTGCGCGTTCAATCTGGCGCTGGCACTCAGTCAGGCGGGCGCGCGTGTTGGGGCGCTCGATGCCGACATCTATGGGCCCTCGCTGCCGACCATGATGGGCGTGCACGGCAATCCGCGCTCGCTCGACGGCAAGCGCATCGAGCCGCTGCGACGCCTCGGCGTCACGCTGATGAGCATCGGGTTCATGCTGGAGGACCCGAAACAGGCCGTTATCTGGCGCGGCCCCATGCTGCAGGGCGCCCTGCAGCAGTTTCTGGGCGATGTGAACTGGGGGACGCTCGATTACCTGATACTGGATCTGCCGCCCGGCACGGGCGACGTGGCCCTGACATTGGCGCAGCGCCTGCGCACCACGGGCGTCGTGATCGTGACCACCCCGCAGGAGGTCGCGCTGCAGGACGTGTACAAGGCTGTTTCCATGTGCGACAAGCTCAAGCTTCGCGTGCTCGGCGTACTCGAGAACATGAGCTACTTCGTGGATCCGCAGGGAGCGCGGCACGAGATCTTCGGCGCGGGCGGCGGCCAAAAGGTGGCGGACTATGCCAAGGCGCCGCTGCTCGGGCAGATCCCTATCGATCCCTTGGTCAGACAGTGGGGCGACGACGGTACACCGGTGGTGGAGGCCGCACCCAAGAGCACGGTGGCCAGCGCTTTTCGCGACGTGGCCGAACGGCTCGCCACCCGGATCGCCCGCGAGCACTTCGTCGCATCGGGTGGCCAAAAGGCACCTCCGGTCGCGGGGCACAAGCGGTTGAAGATCATCCGTTGA